From the Nodularia sphaerocarpa UHCC 0038 genome, the window TTGTAAATTGCGCTTGACTAAAGCCGTACACAAAGCATCAATTACCTTCGTATTCCCAGATAAATAATGAGCGCGGTAAAAAAGAATCCCCACTTTAGGGAATGGTAATTTTCCACTTCCCACTCCCCACTCATATAACCCGACACGGGGAACCCCTTGCGGTGGTAGGGGTTGAAACGAAGTATGCAGACAAGTATCTGAGATAAATTGCAAAGCGTTAACAATGTTTTCTACTCCGCCTTCCCGGAAATACTGTAAAACTTGATTAACAGAACTCAAAGGCAAAGTAGACTGGGAAATTAATTCAGGATCAAGACCATCGTCACCAGGCATTACAATCAGGGTTGTACCCTGACGTTGGACAATTTCTTGGACTACTTCTAAACCATAAGCCCAATAAGAACGTCCTCCTAACAGGCGCAAAATAATCACTTGGGCAGATTCTAAAACTTCCTCCCCATAAGAATCTATACTTATTTGTTGTTGCAACTGCAACAAACTAGCAACCCTGATGGCTGGGAATGTTGCCGGTAATTTAGGAACAGCTGCTGCTAAAGTTTGAATGTCAGTATCAGCAGCAGTAATAAAGACAAAAGGAGCTGGAGTTTGTGCTAAAAAAACTAAACCTTCTGATTGATTCCATCCGCCCGGTGTAGCACTAATACGATGCATAATTCTGTATTACCGTCTTAAAATGTTCAATTAGTTAATTTATTTAGGGGAAAGCCCTGATTACCTTATAACGCTTCCCAGCCTGATGAGGTAAGGATTCATCTATATTGATCTATATTCATCTGTGTTCATCTGTGTTCATCTGTGGTCAAATAATTCTTGATAAATTCGGTGCTTCGAGAGTAAATGTCAAAAAAACCCAGCCCAACCCCTTGGGGAGTCGAATTGAAGTAGAATCTACTGTAGCGATTGGTTCAATTTTCACTGTATGGATACCAAATGGGGAGTAGGGAGTGGGGAGTAGGGAGTGGTTGAAAATCTAAAATCTAAAATCTAAAATCTAAAATTGTATGAGAGTCGGGTTAGAAACAAAACGGGTGGTAGTTGTCGGTGCTGGTTGGGCTGGTTTAGGTGCAACCTACCATTTGGCAAAACAAGGCTATGATGTCACACTATTGGAAGCTGGTTCATATCCTGGTGGATTAGTCGCCGGTTGGAAAACCACACAGGGAAAATCTGTAGAAGCTGGTATTCACGGCTTTTGGTATCCTTACAGAAATATATTTTCCCTGATTAATGAATTAGAAATTAATCCCTTTACTACCTGGACTCGTTCTGCTCAATATTCGCCTGCGGGGTTGGAAGTTGAATCACCAATTTTCCAGGATTTACCACTACTGCCCACACCTTTAGGTACTTTTATTTACACTCATTTTCAGCGATTACCCTTAATAGACCGGATCAGCGCTTTGCCTTTGCTTTATTCTCTTGTGGATTTTGACAATTCTGACGAGGCTTGGCGGCGTTATGATTTTGTCACAGCCCGTGAATTATTCAAAGATTTTGGCGTTTCTGCCCGACTTTACAAAGAAGCCTTTGAACCGATGCTGTTGGTAGGTTTATTTGCGCCAGGGGAACAATGTTCAGCCGCCGCTACATTAGGAATGCTGTACTATTTTATTCTGGCTCATCAAGCTGATTTTGATGTGGTTTGGTGTCGCGGAACAGTAGGGGAAAAAATATTTCGTCCTTGGGTGGAACGCATTGAAAAAGCTGGTGCGAAAGTCCTACCCCAAAAACCTGTGACTGATTTAATTGTTGATAGTCAAAATCGAGCCAAGGGTGTGGTTTGCGGTAATGAGGTATTTGATGCTGATGCGGTAATTTTTGCCGTTGGTGTCACAGGGATGAAGAAAATTGTTGCCAATAGCCCCAGTTTGCAAAGCCGGTCAGAGTTCCGAAATTTAAGTAATTTAGGCGCAATTGATGTTTTAGCCACCCGTTTATGGTTTGACCGCAAAATTGATATTCCTCGTCCTTCTAATGCTTGCTTTGGCTTTGATGCCACCACAGGATGGACATTTTTTGATTTAAATGCCTTACATGATGAATATAAAAATGAGCCGGGAACGGTGATTGAAGCTGATTTCTATCACGCCAATCAGTTGCTAAGGATGAGTGATGCACAGATTATCGATAAAGTCAAGAAAGATTTAACAACTTGTGTCCCAGCCTTTGGTTCGGCGAAAGTAATTGATAGCAGCGTGATTCGCTTACCCAATGCAGTGACTCACTTTGCTCCTGGTAGCTATCGCTATATGTTACCAGCTAAGACGAGTTTTGAGAATGTATTTATGAGTGGTGATTGGATTGTCAATCGGCACGGTTCTTGGTCTCAGGAGAAGGCTTATGTTACAGGTTTAGAAGCGGCAAATTTAGCGGTGTCCTATTTAGGTGTGGGTCAGCCTTCTGAGATTATACCTGTAGAAGAGGACGAAGCGCACATTAAAATGGGGCGATCGCTCAATCAAAGTCTGCGGGATTTGGGTAAATCAATTTTGCCTGATTTTTGGTTGCCTTAATCATTGCTTCCTTCAGGTATGGGGTCAATCTCAAATCTCAAATCTCAAATCTCAAATTGAGTGACAGCAAATACAAGATTTAGTTGGCTCTTTGTCGCATATACTGTCCACTGAGTCCTTGCTGAATCCAATTCAAGCACTCATATTCCGAGTTGAATAATTTCGGCGCGGCAATATTATTCAACAATTCCGGGGGATAATGGTCGTAAAAATATTTACCTCGTTCTTCAAAGATGATAATCAAGTTATTGCTGTAGACATAGCGAGACTTGAAACTATCTCCCTGATTGACAAATTCTGAATTTTGGTTAATATGTTCTTTAGCAATATCAACGATATTATTGATATTACTCCCATAAATTTCGGCTGGATTCTCGGCTTGATGAAATTTGCTTGCACGTCCAATTTCTGACAAGAGTTTATAGGAATAAATTTCGTAATTATCCGCTTTGCCAAAAACAAATGGAATAATCAGATATCCTTGATATGAAACTGATTTTTCATAAATAAGACGACTCATCTTAACCTCCTTTGATATAACTGCTGATTACACCACCATCTCCTCAATGCCACATCAAGAAGCACTATATTTGTAGTACTATATGTAGGGTGTGTTATGGCTTTAGCCTAACGCACCGTCTTTCAAGTCTTGGTGCCGTACTATCCTGGATAACACACCCTACGTGTGTTTCATAAATCAAATATGAGTCCTATATTTGTGGTAATAATGTTTATCACCCTTTTATCGCCATTCGTGCGCCAATCAATAGCCTTTCTTTATAACTAGCATTTTCCACCTTCTTCCATTTGAGTGGACTGACTTCCTCGTGATCATAATTGTCAATTATTTTGTGATAAATTGGTTCAATCCACGTTTTAGCTGAACCAGCAAAATGGACTACTGCTGCATCAGCAATCAGCAACTCAATAGTTTGTAAGTCATAAACACCGTTATATCTTCTAAAATATGTGGTTTGATTTAATCTAATTTCTGCGGGTGTTCTTTTCTTTAACCCGCCGATTACACAGGCATCTTTACCTTCAAAAATTCCTTTGTTCTTTATTCTAGCTGCCAATAATGCCCAACAAGTTTGCTCTAACCACCATATATTTTTTGTCCTCAAAAGATAATTATGAGCTATATAATCAAGATAATTCACATCAAGGATAGCAGGCTCAAAATAAATAAACCCTGAATTAAGTGCAGTTACAATGGGATGCCGCAATGGAACCTGCCAACTTCCACCATATCCGGGAATTTCATCTATGCAAAATAACAGAGCAGGAGCATCGCTTGGGAGGATAAATCTTCTTGTAAAGACAACATCTGAATCAACAAAGAGAATTTTTTTGTCGCTAAAAAAAAGAGATGTGTCAATAAGTTTTTTGAATAGAATAGATTTTTCACGAAGCTCACGAATAGCAGGATAATTGCTCAAACTAGAATTAACTGCTGTATTTATATCTATTTCTGGAGCCAGAATAAATCCTAATGAAGCTATTTTTTCTTTACTTTCTCTTGTTAAAGTTCCATCATTTATGATATAAATTGGGTGTGATAATTTTGCTAAATTCCATGTTTC encodes:
- a CDS encoding hydroxysqualene dehydroxylase, producing MRVGLETKRVVVVGAGWAGLGATYHLAKQGYDVTLLEAGSYPGGLVAGWKTTQGKSVEAGIHGFWYPYRNIFSLINELEINPFTTWTRSAQYSPAGLEVESPIFQDLPLLPTPLGTFIYTHFQRLPLIDRISALPLLYSLVDFDNSDEAWRRYDFVTARELFKDFGVSARLYKEAFEPMLLVGLFAPGEQCSAAATLGMLYYFILAHQADFDVVWCRGTVGEKIFRPWVERIEKAGAKVLPQKPVTDLIVDSQNRAKGVVCGNEVFDADAVIFAVGVTGMKKIVANSPSLQSRSEFRNLSNLGAIDVLATRLWFDRKIDIPRPSNACFGFDATTGWTFFDLNALHDEYKNEPGTVIEADFYHANQLLRMSDAQIIDKVKKDLTTCVPAFGSAKVIDSSVIRLPNAVTHFAPGSYRYMLPAKTSFENVFMSGDWIVNRHGSWSQEKAYVTGLEAANLAVSYLGVGQPSEIIPVEEDEAHIKMGRSLNQSLRDLGKSILPDFWLP